In Parafrankia irregularis, a single genomic region encodes these proteins:
- a CDS encoding GNAT family N-acetyltransferase, with product MIKEDLPGGLVARRPRADDQPRVLAVLDDWWAGFGGDAGSLQRSRLLPRLFFEHFTASSYLVEHADGTVAAFLIGLLSPSQPDVAYIHFVGVDPALRRHGVAAALYRQFFADAARYGRRQVRCITSPGNTTSLAFHTALGFRVEPGDITVDISDAVDGRTSEPDIPHGRVTAHRDHDGPGLHRIVFTRPLNGEPPTTTSTTSRPASAPVGPHTGRDVRVCFLGDSFTAGVGDPTRLGWVGRLAAATDPDGTYLTTYNLGIRRETSTQIHARWKSECLPRLPAGTDNRLVLSFGVNDTTVDDDDTTVGGQRPRVPLEESVATARTLLTEAGGLLPVLMVGPPPGLDEARNSRIRALDVRYAAVCGTLDVPYVSVFDALAARPAWAASLAAGDGVHPGAVGYQLLADLVRGPWCSFLNTNGS from the coding sequence ATGATCAAAGAGGATCTTCCGGGTGGTCTGGTGGCACGTCGCCCCCGCGCTGACGACCAGCCACGGGTGCTGGCCGTCCTGGACGACTGGTGGGCCGGCTTCGGCGGTGACGCCGGCTCCCTGCAACGCAGCCGGCTGCTGCCGCGGCTGTTCTTCGAGCACTTCACCGCCAGCAGCTACCTGGTCGAACACGCCGACGGCACGGTCGCCGCGTTCCTCATCGGCCTGCTGTCACCGTCGCAGCCCGACGTCGCCTACATCCACTTCGTCGGGGTCGACCCGGCGCTGCGCCGCCACGGCGTCGCCGCCGCCCTCTACCGCCAGTTCTTCGCCGACGCGGCGCGGTACGGCCGTCGGCAGGTCCGCTGTATCACCAGCCCGGGCAACACCACCTCGCTGGCGTTCCACACCGCGCTCGGTTTCCGCGTCGAACCCGGTGACATCACCGTCGACATCTCCGACGCCGTCGACGGCCGAACGTCCGAGCCCGACATCCCGCACGGCAGGGTCACCGCCCACCGGGACCATGACGGGCCGGGGCTGCACCGCATCGTGTTCACCCGCCCCCTGAACGGCGAGCCACCCACGACCACATCCACGACATCCAGGCCGGCATCCGCGCCGGTCGGCCCGCACACCGGACGTGACGTCCGGGTGTGCTTCCTCGGGGACTCGTTCACCGCCGGTGTCGGTGACCCCACCCGCCTGGGCTGGGTGGGACGTCTCGCCGCCGCCACCGACCCCGACGGCACGTACCTGACGACCTACAACCTCGGGATCCGCCGCGAGACCTCCACCCAGATCCACGCCCGGTGGAAGAGCGAATGCCTGCCGCGGCTGCCCGCGGGCACCGACAACCGGCTGGTGCTGTCCTTCGGTGTCAACGACACGACCGTCGACGACGATGACACCACCGTCGGCGGGCAGCGGCCGCGGGTGCCGCTGGAGGAGTCGGTCGCCACCGCGCGCACCCTGCTCACCGAGGCCGGTGGGCTGCTGCCCGTGCTGATGGTCGGCCCGCCACCCGGGCTCGACGAGGCCAGGAACAGTCGCATCCGCGCACTCGACGTGCGGTACGCGGCCGTCTGCGGCACCCTCGACGTCCCCTACGTCAGCGTCTTCGACGCGCTCGCGGCCCGGCCGGCGTGGGCGGCCAGCCTCGCCGCCGGTGACGGCGTCCACCCCGGAGCCGTCGGCTACCAGCTGCTCGCCGACCTCGTCCGCGGCCCCTGGTGCAGCTTCCTGAACACCAACGGTTCCTGA
- a CDS encoding ABC transporter permease subunit translates to MSTVHPAAPAIGEEPTLVDTADAGTAHPAVATPGTAGDRPPSEPETLLGKRPTRRLGWRPPRLLRRGIGPLLLLALWQLGSTTGAIAPDTMPAPDTIVTTAWDLLRDGSLPEALVVSLRRVTYGLLLGGLAGLVLGLLSGLFRIGEDLIDAPMQMLRTLPFLGLIPLLIIWFGIGETPKITLVALGTAFPIYLNTYAAIRNVDGRLVEAAETLGLRRWQLVVHVILPGALPGVLVGLRYSLGVGWLALVIGEQVNADAGIGFLMMQAREFLQTEIVIVCLIVYSLLGLASDVAVRLLEKGALSWRRGFSGR, encoded by the coding sequence ATGTCGACCGTCCACCCCGCGGCACCAGCGATCGGCGAGGAACCCACCCTCGTCGACACCGCCGACGCCGGCACCGCCCACCCGGCGGTCGCCACCCCGGGCACGGCAGGGGACCGGCCACCGTCGGAACCGGAGACGCTGCTGGGGAAACGCCCCACCCGGCGGCTCGGGTGGCGACCCCCACGGCTGCTCCGCCGCGGCATCGGCCCGCTGCTGCTGCTCGCCCTGTGGCAGCTCGGCTCCACCACCGGTGCGATCGCCCCCGACACCATGCCCGCCCCCGACACGATCGTGACCACCGCCTGGGACCTGCTCCGCGACGGCTCCCTGCCCGAAGCTCTGGTGGTATCCCTGCGCCGGGTCACCTACGGCCTGCTCCTCGGTGGACTCGCGGGCCTCGTCCTGGGCCTGCTGTCCGGCCTGTTCCGCATCGGCGAGGACCTCATCGACGCACCGATGCAGATGCTGCGCACCCTGCCGTTCCTCGGCCTCATCCCACTGTTGATCATCTGGTTCGGGATCGGGGAGACCCCGAAGATCACCCTCGTCGCGCTCGGGACGGCGTTCCCCATCTACCTCAACACCTATGCCGCGATCCGCAACGTCGACGGACGTCTCGTCGAGGCCGCCGAGACCCTCGGCCTGCGCCGCTGGCAGCTCGTGGTCCATGTGATCCTGCCCGGCGCGCTGCCCGGCGTCCTCGTCGGGCTGCGCTACTCCCTCGGCGTGGGCTGGCTCGCCCTGGTCATCGGTGAACAGGTCAACGCCGATGCGGGCATCGGCTTCCTGATGATGCAGGCCCGCGAGTTCCTGCAGACCGAGATCGTCATCGTCTGCCTGATCGTCTACAGCCTGCTGGGCCTGGCCAGCGACGTCGCTGTCCGCCTGCTGGAAAAGGGAGCGCTGTCATGGCGACGCGGATTCTCCGGCCGGTGA
- a CDS encoding ABC transporter ATP-binding protein: MATRILRPVTTITATVTVDDPPTPAATAHPGGHTPPAPKRADAPAVQVRGLSRAFGARSVIDGLDLDIDAGTFVALLGRSGCGKSTLLRVLAGLDRDADGQVVVPRRRAVAFQEPRLLPWKRVWRNVSLGLTGPQPRERALAALDEVELGHRTTAWPLTLSGGEAQRAALARALVRDPDLLLLDEPTASLDALTRLRMQGLIASLWERHAPAVVLVTHDVDEALALADRALVMRDGRIHADLPVRVPRPRDPADPQMSALRVHLLDLLGVRQH, encoded by the coding sequence ATGGCGACGCGGATTCTCCGGCCGGTGACCACGATCACCGCCACGGTCACCGTGGACGACCCGCCGACCCCGGCCGCCACCGCCCACCCCGGCGGTCACACACCACCGGCACCGAAGCGGGCGGACGCACCTGCGGTCCAGGTCCGCGGCCTGAGCCGGGCGTTCGGTGCGCGCAGCGTGATCGACGGCCTGGACCTCGACATCGACGCCGGTACCTTCGTCGCCCTGCTCGGCCGCAGCGGCTGCGGCAAAAGCACCCTGCTGAGGGTCCTGGCCGGTCTGGACCGCGACGCCGACGGGCAGGTCGTCGTGCCCCGCCGGCGCGCGGTCGCCTTCCAGGAACCCCGCCTGCTGCCCTGGAAGCGGGTCTGGCGCAACGTCTCACTGGGCCTGACCGGCCCCCAGCCCCGCGAACGTGCCCTCGCCGCCCTCGACGAGGTCGAGCTCGGCCACCGCACCACTGCCTGGCCGCTGACTCTCTCCGGCGGTGAGGCACAACGCGCCGCCCTGGCCCGCGCCCTCGTCCGCGACCCGGACCTGCTGCTGCTCGACGAGCCCACCGCCTCCCTCGACGCGCTCACCCGGCTGCGCATGCAGGGCCTGATCGCCAGCCTGTGGGAACGTCACGCCCCCGCCGTCGTGCTGGTCACCCACGACGTCGACGAGGCCCTCGCCCTCGCCGACCGGGCCCTGGTGATGCGCGACGGCCGCATCCACGCCGACCTCCCCGTGCGGGTACCCCGCCCCCGCGACCCCGCCGACCCGCAGATGTCGGCGCTGCGCGTCCACCTGCTCGACCTGCTCGGCGTCCGCCAGCACTGA
- a CDS encoding ABC transporter substrate-binding protein: protein MSTSARRRRWAVWPLLPLLLAVFAAGCSSGSDDDPDTTAATATGGSVDLSSVTLRIGDQKATAVQALLDSAGALDGVPYRIEWSTFTSGPPQMEALAANAIDIGSVGDTPAVFAAASGADIRIAGAYREDPSGAAILVPKDSPIRTPADLRGRKIAYAQGSSAHYHLLAALTKAGLTFDDITPAILQPSDALAAFGKGDIDAWAIWDPYTAIAQQTANARVLVDGDGLVAGLSFQVARAKALDDPATSAAISDFLVRLAKARLWAIDNKDTWADRWAKETNISVDVARTAVARQDRRPVAVDATVIADVQKIADAFHGAKLIPTKVDAAKLTTDRYNAAVTATAPR, encoded by the coding sequence GTGTCCACATCCGCCCGTCGTCGCAGATGGGCCGTCTGGCCGCTCCTGCCGCTCCTGCTCGCCGTGTTCGCCGCCGGCTGCTCCTCAGGCTCCGACGACGACCCCGACACCACGGCGGCCACCGCGACCGGCGGCAGCGTCGACCTGTCCTCGGTCACGCTGCGGATCGGTGACCAGAAGGCCACCGCCGTCCAGGCGCTGCTGGACAGCGCCGGCGCACTGGACGGCGTCCCCTACAGGATCGAGTGGAGCACCTTCACCTCCGGCCCGCCGCAGATGGAGGCGCTGGCCGCCAACGCGATCGACATCGGCTCGGTCGGTGACACCCCGGCCGTGTTCGCCGCCGCGTCCGGCGCCGACATCCGCATCGCCGGCGCCTACCGCGAGGACCCCTCCGGCGCGGCGATCCTCGTACCGAAGGACTCCCCGATCCGCACTCCCGCCGACCTGCGCGGCCGTAAGATCGCCTACGCGCAGGGCTCGTCGGCGCATTACCACCTGCTCGCCGCGCTGACCAAGGCCGGCCTGACGTTCGACGACATCACCCCCGCGATCCTGCAGCCCTCCGACGCGCTGGCCGCGTTCGGCAAGGGTGACATCGACGCCTGGGCGATCTGGGACCCCTACACCGCGATCGCCCAGCAGACCGCGAACGCCCGCGTCCTCGTCGACGGCGACGGCCTGGTCGCCGGCCTCAGCTTCCAGGTCGCCCGCGCCAAGGCCCTCGACGACCCGGCCACCTCCGCGGCGATCAGCGACTTCCTGGTCCGCCTCGCCAAAGCCCGCCTGTGGGCCATCGACAACAAGGACACCTGGGCTGACCGTTGGGCCAAGGAGACCAACATCAGCGTGGACGTCGCCCGCACCGCCGTCGCCCGCCAGGACCGTCGGCCCGTCGCCGTCGACGCCACCGTGATCGCCGACGTGCAGAAGATCGCCGATGCCTTCCACGGCGCCAAACTGATCCCCACCAAGGTCGACGCCGCCAAGCTCACCACCGACCGCTACAACGCCGCCGTCACCGCCACCGCCCCCCGCTGA
- a CDS encoding ester cyclase yields MGDALDTVKKVIAAFETGDRETLLGLLAENVVMEAPGALRLVGREAAVDHSDAFLSAFEDVDVDTHLLVEQGPLVVEESTLTARHTGPYTATGGEPPIPASGNLVALRIVEVYRVDSGLVTENRIYFDETRLRRQLRPDR; encoded by the coding sequence ATGGGTGACGCGCTGGACACGGTGAAAAAGGTGATCGCCGCCTTCGAGACCGGTGACCGGGAGACACTGCTCGGCCTGCTCGCCGAGAACGTGGTGATGGAGGCGCCCGGCGCGTTGCGCCTCGTCGGGCGTGAGGCGGCGGTCGACCACAGCGATGCCTTCCTGTCCGCCTTCGAGGACGTCGACGTCGACACGCATCTGCTCGTGGAGCAAGGCCCGCTGGTCGTCGAGGAGTCCACGCTGACCGCCCGGCACACCGGCCCGTACACGGCCACCGGTGGGGAGCCGCCGATCCCGGCGAGCGGCAACCTCGTGGCCCTGCGGATCGTCGAGGTGTACCGGGTCGACAGTGGTCTGGTCACAGAGAACCGCATCTACTTCGATGAGACCCGTCTACGCCGCCAGCTCCGCCCCGACCGCTGA